One genomic window of Gemmatimonadales bacterium includes the following:
- a CDS encoding 30S ribosomal protein S1 has translation MLDQARDTTPTQIALPTGLRVRPDLYDEEYSEQDYEQMLSMYEGTMSQIAEGEIVKSKVLRVTENAVILDVGFKSEGSVALDEFKEPPKEGEEVEVFLEHLEDQEGAVVLSKKKADFMRVWEKIRVAHESDQPVEGTLIKKIKGGVVVNLMGVDAFLPGSQIALRRVPNIDELLGHTYEFKIIKLNKRRRNIVVSRRVILENERAHKREHLMKELAVGQIRKGIVKNITDFGAFIDLGGVDGLLHITDMSYGRVSHPTEMLQIGSEVEVKILDIDWQRERISLGMKQLQQYPWKDVAAKYPVGTRVQGKVVSITNYGAFVEIEPGIEGLVHISEMSWTRNVRHPSKIVSIGETIEAVVLKVDEAEEKISLGMKQTEQDPWMVLPLKYPVGTRLQGKVRNLTSFGAFVEIEPGIDGLIHISDMSWTKRVQHPSEVVKKGDSVDVVILNIDAENKRISLGLKQAQDDPWLRIGETYPINMELRGRVLRLMDKGVVVDIGNDIEGFVPMSQLGIANLENPGDAVKEGQAVDLKVLEVDPIHHRIVLMVTNYPDEPIIPPVRPVYEESAVPPA, from the coding sequence ATGCTCGATCAGGCCCGCGACACCACTCCCACCCAGATCGCGTTGCCAACCGGCCTCCGCGTTCGCCCCGATCTCTACGACGAGGAATACTCCGAGCAGGACTATGAACAGATGCTCTCGATGTACGAGGGCACCATGTCGCAGATCGCCGAGGGGGAGATCGTCAAGTCGAAGGTCCTTCGCGTCACCGAGAACGCCGTCATCCTCGACGTGGGGTTCAAGTCGGAGGGGTCGGTAGCCCTCGACGAGTTCAAGGAGCCGCCCAAGGAAGGTGAAGAGGTCGAGGTCTTCCTCGAGCACCTGGAAGACCAGGAGGGCGCCGTCGTGCTCTCCAAGAAGAAGGCCGACTTCATGCGGGTCTGGGAGAAGATCCGCGTCGCCCACGAGAGCGACCAGCCGGTCGAGGGCACGCTCATCAAGAAGATCAAGGGCGGCGTCGTGGTGAACCTCATGGGCGTGGACGCGTTTCTCCCCGGCAGCCAGATCGCGCTTCGCCGCGTGCCCAACATCGACGAGCTGCTCGGTCACACCTACGAGTTCAAGATCATCAAGCTCAACAAGCGGCGGCGGAATATCGTGGTGAGCCGCCGGGTGATCCTGGAGAACGAGCGCGCCCACAAGCGCGAGCACCTGATGAAGGAGCTGGCCGTCGGCCAGATCCGGAAGGGCATCGTCAAGAACATCACCGACTTTGGCGCGTTCATCGACCTGGGCGGCGTGGATGGGTTGCTCCACATCACCGACATGTCGTATGGCCGCGTGTCCCACCCCACCGAAATGCTTCAAATCGGCAGCGAGGTCGAGGTCAAGATCCTCGACATCGATTGGCAGCGCGAGCGCATCAGCCTCGGCATGAAGCAGCTCCAGCAGTATCCCTGGAAGGATGTCGCGGCCAAGTACCCGGTGGGGACGCGGGTGCAGGGCAAGGTGGTGTCGATCACCAACTACGGCGCGTTCGTCGAGATCGAGCCGGGCATCGAGGGGCTGGTCCACATCTCGGAGATGAGCTGGACCCGCAACGTCCGCCATCCGTCGAAGATCGTCTCCATCGGCGAGACCATCGAGGCCGTGGTGCTCAAGGTCGACGAGGCCGAGGAGAAAATTTCCCTCGGCATGAAGCAGACCGAGCAGGACCCGTGGATGGTGCTGCCCCTCAAGTACCCGGTAGGCACCCGGCTCCAGGGCAAAGTGCGCAACCTGACGAGCTTCGGCGCGTTCGTCGAGATCGAGCCCGGCATCGATGGCCTGATCCACATCTCGGACATGAGCTGGACCAAGCGGGTGCAGCACCCCTCCGAGGTGGTGAAGAAGGGCGACTCGGTCGACGTCGTCATCCTCAACATCGACGCCGAGAACAAGCGGATTTCGCTCGGATTGAAGCAGGCGCAGGACGATCCCTGGCTCCGCATCGGGGAGACCTACCCGATCAACATGGAGCTCCGGGGCCGCGTGCTCCGCCTCATGGACAAGGGCGTGGTCGTGGATATCGGCAACGACATCGAGGGCTTCGTTCCGATGTCGCAGCTCGGCATTGCGAACCTGGAGAATCCGGGCGACGCGGTGAAAGAGGGCCAGGCGGTGGACCTCAAGGTCCTCGAGGTGGATCCGATCCACCACCGGATCGTGCTCATGGTGACCAACTACCCCGACGAGCCGATCATTCCGCCGGTGCGGCCGGTGTACGAAGAGTCGGCGGTGCCGCCGGCGTAG
- a CDS encoding GxxExxY protein — protein sequence MTGPLVRHERVNLLARGVIDAAVEVHRCLGPGLLEAAYAECLCHELRMRGLVFDRAPSLPLRYKGHPIVCECRHDLVVGGCVVVEVEAGHTAVPLHAARLATGLRLRALPLGLLINFNVPDLRSGVLRLAGPAACVVGSRVRLHLAAAARGSGAARATI from the coding sequence GTGACCGGTCCCCTGGTGCGGCACGAACGCGTGAACCTGCTCGCGCGCGGCGTGATTGACGCCGCGGTCGAGGTCCACCGCTGCCTCGGCCCCGGATTGCTCGAGGCGGCGTATGCCGAATGCCTGTGTCACGAGCTGCGCATGCGGGGTCTCGTATTCGATCGCGCACCTTCGCTCCCGCTCCGCTACAAGGGCCACCCGATCGTGTGCGAATGCCGGCACGACCTCGTGGTGGGCGGATGCGTCGTCGTGGAGGTCGAGGCCGGGCACACCGCGGTGCCGCTGCACGCGGCCCGCCTCGCGACTGGGCTCCGGCTCCGTGCACTGCCTCTCGGCCTCCTCATCAACTTCAACGTGCCGGACCTTCGCTCCGGCGTTCTGCGGCTCGCCGGGCCTGCCGCGTGCGTTGTCGGCAGCCGCGTCAGACTCCACTTGGCCGCGGCGGCGCGGGGTTCTGGCGCGGCGCGGGCGACGATATGA
- the cmk gene encoding (d)CMP kinase: MTGSVIAIDGPSASGKSTTARAVAERLGFAHLDSGALYRGVTLVALREAEHVGRAGGPPLEAVDPETILRTAEEWGLRLHPDGHGFAAYLQGEPVDDAIRGPEVTAHVSAISAVPVVREWVNSRLRAMVRAGMHVVVDGRDIGTVVFPDAELKVYLTATVRARAGRRLTERGLPAGAGYVEREAALLSARDHADSTRAVAPLRRATDAVDVDTTNLDFGEQVALIVALARPRLGLSDPKS; this comes from the coding sequence GTGACCGGGAGCGTCATCGCCATCGACGGCCCCTCGGCGTCGGGCAAGTCCACGACGGCCCGCGCGGTGGCCGAGAGGCTCGGGTTTGCCCACCTCGATTCGGGCGCGCTGTATCGAGGCGTGACGCTGGTCGCGCTTCGCGAGGCCGAACACGTCGGCCGCGCGGGCGGCCCGCCGCTCGAAGCGGTAGATCCTGAAACGATCCTCCGCACCGCCGAGGAATGGGGCCTTCGCCTCCACCCGGACGGCCACGGCTTTGCCGCGTACCTTCAGGGCGAGCCTGTAGACGACGCCATCCGCGGCCCCGAGGTGACGGCGCACGTCTCGGCCATCTCGGCCGTGCCGGTCGTGAGGGAGTGGGTGAACTCGCGGCTCCGCGCGATGGTGCGCGCCGGCATGCACGTGGTGGTGGACGGGCGGGACATCGGCACGGTCGTCTTTCCCGACGCCGAGCTCAAAGTCTATCTCACGGCCACGGTCCGGGCCCGGGCCGGGCGCCGTCTCACCGAGCGCGGCCTGCCGGCCGGCGCGGGCTACGTGGAACGCGAGGCGGCTCTCCTTTCCGCTCGCGACCATGCGGACTCCACCCGCGCCGTGGCCCCTCTCCGCCGTGCCACCGACGCCGTTGATGTCGATACCACCAACCTCGATTTCGGCGAGCAGGTGGCCCTGATTGTCGCATTGGCCCGCCCGAGACTCGGCCTTTCCGATCCAAAGTCCTGA
- a CDS encoding DUF481 domain-containing protein: MHSRFTAVAAALIASALVSFRSLAAQQPDTASGLSITANVGLVDATGNTDLTTLSTIERADLRPAGSPWQLTQTFEWVFGNANGQTSANLLNLGGRAAYGISSRIQVFVGVAYGRDRFGGIARQFEEQAGVTLLALDTPVNRLQLEAGGAITRQRTTLGMDDNFVALRAAGDYVHYLAKSTYLEQSVELLPDVDDAADVRINSTSALVAPLSQRFALKVSYVIRFDNVPPPGFKKTDRVLTSGLQVTW; this comes from the coding sequence ATGCATTCGCGGTTCACTGCTGTCGCCGCGGCGCTTATCGCCTCGGCGCTGGTCTCGTTTCGTTCGCTCGCAGCGCAACAGCCGGACACCGCCAGCGGTCTCTCGATCACGGCCAACGTGGGTCTGGTCGACGCAACCGGAAACACCGATCTCACCACCCTCAGCACCATCGAGCGCGCGGATCTCCGGCCGGCGGGCTCACCCTGGCAGCTCACGCAGACGTTCGAGTGGGTGTTTGGCAACGCGAACGGGCAGACCTCGGCGAATCTGCTCAACCTGGGCGGCCGGGCGGCGTACGGCATCTCGTCCCGCATCCAGGTGTTCGTCGGGGTCGCGTACGGACGCGACCGGTTCGGCGGCATCGCGCGGCAATTTGAGGAGCAGGCCGGCGTCACCCTTCTCGCGCTCGATACGCCGGTCAACCGCCTGCAGCTCGAGGCGGGTGGCGCTATCACGCGGCAGCGTACCACGCTCGGCATGGACGATAACTTCGTCGCCCTGCGCGCGGCCGGCGACTACGTCCACTATCTCGCAAAGTCGACCTACCTGGAGCAGAGCGTCGAGCTCCTGCCCGACGTCGACGACGCCGCGGACGTCCGCATCAACTCGACCAGCGCCCTGGTGGCGCCGCTCTCGCAGCGGTTCGCGCTCAAGGTGTCGTACGTAATCCGGTTCGACAACGTGCCGCCGCCCGGCTTCAAGAAGACCGACCGCGTGCTGACATCGGGATTGCAGGTCACCTGGTGA